One part of the Musa acuminata AAA Group cultivar baxijiao chromosome BXJ1-5, Cavendish_Baxijiao_AAA, whole genome shotgun sequence genome encodes these proteins:
- the LOC135674037 gene encoding senescence associated gene 20-like, which produces MELGAVKLHDVDQRRFVLRKAKFTTETLASTSSVSPALESERPLPDLANGSRGGGGLARLERPEVVVRELYEAINARDVAKLHRLLKPDLEWRFHGQPKHQHLKRLLTGEEETIAFKFEPQEVAAFGSTVVAEGCGLGALWVHAWTVEPEGVITQVREYFNTSLTVARVGADSPASSSEDHDRSTHCLPVWQSRLHRRARKSLPGLVLAI; this is translated from the exons ATGGAGTTGGGTGCAGTTAAATTGCATGACGTAGATCAAAGGAGATTTGTTTTGAGAAAGGCAAAGTTCACGACTGAAACTTTGG CTTCCACCTCTTCCGTTTCCCCAGCACTGGAGTCCGAGAGGCCACTACCGGATCTGGCTAACGgcagccgaggaggaggaggactggCGAGACTGGAGAGGCCGGAGGTGGTGGTGCGGGAGTTGTATGAGGCCATAAACGCCCGGGACGTGGCCAAGCTGCACCGGCTGCTGAAGCCGGACCTGGAGTGGCGGTTCCATGGCCAGCCGAAGCACCAGCACCTGAAGCGCCTCCTCACCGGCGAGGAGGAGACCATCGCCTTCAAGTTCGAGCCGCAGGAGGTCGCCGCCTTCGGCTCCACCGTGGTCGCCGAGGGCTGCGGCCTCGGCGCGCTGTGGGTTCACGCCTGGACCGTCGAACCGGAGGGGGTGATCACCCAGGTGCGGGAGTACTTCAACACTTCCCTCACCGTCGCCCGCGTCGGCGCCGATTCTCCCGCCTCTTCTTCTGAGGACCACGACAGGTCGACTCACTGCCTCCCGGTGTGGCAAAGCCGCCTGCACCGGCGTGCCCGGAAGTCACTTCCTGGCCTTGTCCTTGCTATATGA
- the LOC135674786 gene encoding dehydration-responsive element-binding protein 2B-like, giving the protein MVMMMMEPNRTRKVRRGRNGSHSVAETIARWREHNRQLQCSIDGEKRIRKPPAKGSKKGCMRGKGGPENRSCRYRGVRQRTWGKWVAEIREPNRGNRLWLGTFPTAVQAALAYDDAARAMYGTSARINLPGVVRRDSSESTTTLHHSDAIGASVSSADQIKFLITKLKDEAHSDRMNVSGSRESIIEFPTVELEDEGGRNEEPSFVADACNVELYQSDAPEGEFSIEDMLRIMGADTDNSDADHFGAVGRETNWQCTDPVDMSLDVRHTDAPTVWDIEQNPFDYSDTLLRSLGEDWEYGPGETPNTVDFGISCADLLSSPERWYKS; this is encoded by the exons ATGGTCATGATGATGATGGAGCCTAATAG GACAAGGAAAGTACGCAGGGGGAGGAATGGCTCTCATTCTGTGGCAGAGACTATTGCTCGGTGGAGAGAGCATAATCGCCAGCTTCAGTGTTCCATTGATGGTGAAAAGCGAATTCGAAAACCTCCGGCAAAGGGATCAAAGAAAGGTTGCATGCGAGGCAAAGGAGGACCGGAAAACCGCAGTTGTAGATACCGCGGTGTAAGACAGCGCACCTGGGGCAAGTGGGTTGCTGAGATTCGAGAACCAAATCGCGGTAATCGCCTTTGGTTGGGAACCTTCCCAACTGCAGTCCAAGCTGCTCTAGCTTACGATGATGCTGCAAGAGCCATGTATGGAACTTCAGCCCGCATCAATCTGCCTGGAGTTGTGAGGAGGGATTCGAGCGAGTCTACCACAACCTTGCATCATTCCGATGCGATTGGTGCCTCCGTGTCCAGTGCAGACCAAATCAAATTTCTTATTACCAAGCTGAAAGATGAGGCTCATTCCGATCGTATGAATGTCTCTGGCTCCCGGGAGAGCATTATCGAGTTTCCAACAGTGGAATTAGAAGATGAGGGTGGACGTAATGAGGAACCATCATTCGTAGCCGATGCTTGCAATGTGGAGCTTTATCAGTCTGATGCACCTGAAGGTGAATTCTCCATAGAAGATATGCTGAGAATTATGGGCGCCGATACTGACAACAGTGACGCTGACCATTTTGGTGCTGTTGGTAGAGAAACAAACTGGCAGTGCACTGATCCTGTGGACATGTCGTTGGACGTTAGGCATACAGATGCCCCAACAGTATGGGACATTGAGCAAAATCCTTTTGACTATAGCGATACTCTTTTAAGGTCCCTGGGTGAAGACTGGGAATACGGCCCGGGGGAAACGCCCAATACTGTGGACTTTGGAATTTCTTGTGCAGACTTGCTTTCAAGCCCCGAGAGATGGTACAAATCTTAG
- the LOC135674784 gene encoding uncharacterized protein LOC135674784, with protein sequence MDDRVRQEGRVPLKEVVADCTRRWFQDALKEARAGDAGMQVLVGQMYHSGYGVLKNDQKADAWIAKASKYRSSVWRVSDKRPGYNASDSDSDDNEKIVMKS encoded by the exons ATGGACGACCGGGTGCGGCAGGAGGGCCGCGTCCCACTCAAGGAAGTGGTGGCGGACTGCACCCGGCGGTGGTTCCAGGACGCGCTCAAGGAGGCCAGGGCCGGCGACGCGGGGATGCAGGTCCTCGTCGGTCAGATGTACCACAGCGGCTATGGTGTCCTGAAGAACGACCAAAAG GCCGATGCTTGGATTGCCAAAGCATCAAAGtaccgttcatcggtttggagggttaGCGACAAGCGTCCag GTTACAATGCCAGTGACTCGGATTCTGATGATAATGAGAAGATTGTTATGAAATCATGA
- the LOC135674039 gene encoding uncharacterized protein LOC135674039, with translation MGNSLRCCLACVLPCGALDVVRVVHLSGHVEEYSRRASAGEILAANPNHVLTRPCSRGVGRRILIVPPESELKRGRIYFLMPAPTLPEQKRRRHAMVRTRGGDEYTTEIASGKKPIHRRRPSGRVGVHRSQLESICEDS, from the coding sequence ATGGGGAACAGTCTGCGGTGTTGCTTGGCTTGCGTCCTCCCGTGCGGGGCGCTCGACGTCGTCCGCGTCGTCCACCTCAGCGGCCACGTCGAGGAGTACAGCCGCCGCGCCTCCGCCGGGGAGATCCTGGCGGCCAACCCCAACCACGTGCTGACCAGGCCGTGCTCCCGAGGCGTCGGGCGCCGGATCTTGATCGTGCCACCGGAGTCGGAGCTCAAGCGCGGGCGCATTTACTTCCTCATGCCCGCGCCCACCTTGCCGGAGCAGAAGAGGAGGAGGCATGCCATGGTCAGGACACGAGGAGGCGACGAGTACACGACCGAGATTGCGTCGGGGAAGAAGCCGATCCATCGTCGGCGGCCGAGCGGCCGGGTCGGAGTACATCGGTCGCAACTCGAGAGCATTTGCGAGGACTCTTGA